The sequence GTTTCCGCCCTTGCCAGATTGGCCTGCCAACTCTTGGCGAACTTCGGCTTCCAGTGTCGAGGCCGAAGCCAACACTTTTGCGTCAGGGCCAATGATGCTGGCGTAGATGTGCAAGTTAGTACGATGCACTGCTAGGCGAGTCACCTTTAACTCTGCGATCTTGGCACGCGTTTGGCGTGAGCGGCGCAGACGTGATTGTTTCTTATCCATCGTCAACCCCTATTACTTCTTCTTGGTTTCTTTAAGGATTACCACTTCGTCCGAGTAACGAACGCCCTTGCCTTTATAAGGCTCAGGTTTGCGGTAAGCACGAACTTCAGCAGCAACCTGACCAACACGTTGCTTATCGATACCCTTGATGAGGATCTCGGTTTGCGTCGGAGTTTCACACTTTACGCCTTCTGGCATTTGGTGAGCAACAGGATGCGAAAAACCGAGCGACAAATTCAACTTATCGCCTTGCGCTTGCGCACGAAAACCAACACCTACCAAGTTCAGCTTCTTTTCGAAACCCTTAGTAACGCCGGTAACCATATTGTTGACCAGAGCACGTAGTGTTCCGGACATCGCATTGGCTTCGCGACTGTCATTCGCAGCTGCGAAATTAAGCGTACCGTTGTTGTTTTCGATAGTCACCAGACCTGTTAAGGACTGGGACAAAGTGCCCAACGGGCCTTTTACTACGATCTGCTCTGCAGAGATGGTCGCTTCCGCGCCAGCTGGCAGTGCAATCGGCATTTTACCTACACGTGACATGTTGGGCTCCTTAGGCGACGTAGCAAATAACTTCGCCACCGACACCGGTTGCGCGCGCTTTGCGGTCCGTCATGACACCTTGTGGTGTCGAAATAATTGCAACACCCAAGCCGTTCATCACATTTGGAATGTCATCTTTGCCCTTGTAGACGCGCAACCCTGGACGGGATACGCGCTCAATGCGCTCGATAACTGGACGGCCAGCGTAATACTTTAAACCGATTTTCAGTTCTGCTTTGCCACCTGCTTCGGCAACAGCAAAATCTTCGATGTAACCCTCGTCCTTAAGGACGTTAGCAATCGCAACTTTGACCTTCGACGATGGCATTGCCACGGCGGTCTTTTGTACTACTTGCGCATTGCGGATACGGGTCAGCATATCGGCGATAGGA is a genomic window of Glaciimonas sp. CA11.2 containing:
- the rplR gene encoding 50S ribosomal protein L18, with product MDKKQSRLRRSRQTRAKIAELKVTRLAVHRTNLHIYASIIGPDAKVLASASTLEAEVRQELAGQSGKGGNTSAASLVGKRVAEKALKAGVTEVAFDRSGFRYHGRVKVLADAAREAGLKF
- the rplF gene encoding 50S ribosomal protein L6, translating into MSRVGKMPIALPAGAEATISAEQIVVKGPLGTLSQSLTGLVTIENNNGTLNFAAANDSREANAMSGTLRALVNNMVTGVTKGFEKKLNLVGVGFRAQAQGDKLNLSLGFSHPVAHQMPEGVKCETPTQTEILIKGIDKQRVGQVAAEVRAYRKPEPYKGKGVRYSDEVVILKETKKK
- the rpsH gene encoding 30S ribosomal protein S8, yielding MSMSDPIADMLTRIRNAQVVQKTAVAMPSSKVKVAIANVLKDEGYIEDFAVAEAGGKAELKIGLKYYAGRPVIERIERVSRPGLRVYKGKDDIPNVMNGLGVAIISTPQGVMTDRKARATGVGGEVICYVA